The Paeniglutamicibacter cryotolerans genome window below encodes:
- a CDS encoding DUF4235 domain-containing protein, whose product MKTLIKVLGTVTSVVAGLIGTKIISAIWRGATGEKPPSPANPEIQQRATIGKVLSFAIVSGASAAVIQAVTKRWTQKLAEKK is encoded by the coding sequence ATGAAAACACTCATCAAGGTACTGGGAACTGTCACTTCGGTTGTGGCTGGACTGATCGGTACGAAAATTATCAGTGCCATATGGAGGGGGGCCACGGGTGAGAAGCCTCCCTCGCCAGCCAACCCGGAAATTCAACAACGGGCCACCATCGGCAAGGTGCTCAGTTTTGCTATCGTTTCCGGTGCAAGCGCTGCCGTCATTCAGGCTGTCACTAAGCGTTGGACCCAAAAATTGGCCGAAAAGAAGTAG
- a CDS encoding glycosyltransferase, translating to MLTYVAYPLQRIAAIVPCYNEEQTIGKVVADLMQAVPGMVVYVFDNASTDETSRVATEAGAVVRHESRKGKGNVLRRAFADIEADVYVTIDGDDTYEARDLPRMIETLIQGTYDHVLGVREDISETTSYRPGHEMGNLLFNRLVSFLFHSHVSDMLSGYRVFSRRFVKSFPAISKEFEIETEITVHVMALRIPQIEEKIGFRGRPPGSESKLNTFSDGLKILRVILQLLRHERPNLYYGIVGSLALILSLGLGLPVVFEFFETGLVPRFPTAIASAALMGISILVSSVGVLLEGVTHARREAARLAYLRLDPPSKTPRQTAMSHGKARAA from the coding sequence GTGCTCACTTATGTTGCCTACCCTTTGCAGCGGATTGCAGCTATTGTCCCGTGTTACAACGAGGAACAAACCATCGGGAAGGTAGTAGCTGACCTCATGCAAGCGGTGCCAGGGATGGTTGTCTATGTTTTCGATAACGCGAGTACCGATGAAACCTCGAGAGTTGCCACCGAGGCCGGGGCAGTTGTTCGTCATGAGTCCCGCAAAGGAAAAGGCAACGTCTTGCGGAGGGCATTTGCTGACATTGAAGCTGATGTTTATGTCACGATCGACGGCGATGACACCTACGAAGCCAGGGATCTGCCTCGAATGATTGAGACCCTGATTCAGGGCACTTATGACCATGTGCTCGGCGTCCGTGAAGACATCAGTGAAACGACTTCTTATCGTCCGGGGCATGAAATGGGAAATCTGCTATTCAATCGACTGGTCAGCTTTCTTTTCCATTCGCATGTTTCTGACATGCTTTCTGGCTATCGTGTCTTCTCTCGTAGATTCGTGAAGTCATTTCCAGCAATCTCCAAAGAATTTGAGATCGAGACCGAAATCACGGTTCATGTGATGGCACTTCGAATTCCTCAAATCGAGGAAAAAATCGGTTTTCGGGGTCGTCCGCCCGGCAGTGAAAGCAAACTCAACACCTTCTCCGATGGCCTGAAAATTCTCCGTGTTATCTTGCAGTTGTTACGACACGAACGACCTAATCTCTATTATGGAATAGTGGGTTCTCTGGCACTCATTTTATCCTTGGGGTTGGGCCTACCCGTTGTTTTTGAGTTCTTCGAAACGGGCCTGGTGCCTCGTTTTCCCACTGCTATAGCGTCTGCGGCACTCATGGGCATATCGATACTGGTAAGCAGTGTTGGAGTGCTCTTAGAGGGTGTCACGCATGCTCGTCGAGAAGCTGCTCGGCTAGCCTATCTTCGTCTGGACCCACCATCTAAAACACCGCGTCAGACTGCTATGTCCCATGGAAAAGCCAGAGCAGCGTGA
- a CDS encoding IS30 family transposase has product MPQKTAVAATGAERKNAARWEQALMPVIDRLDTPNLSSDAYKQEVTTLVCETPALETCLPVLGVRVPDSPASLDPGNLEPALIPEIPLEVLEATISTRYLSLPERETIRDMLQAGASQRAIARELGRSPSSIGREIKRNSHPVLGYRPYTAQRTSTAQRQRPKPSKLAAPGELRDYVLAKLRKHWSPEQISNLLIKEFPDDPSMRVSHETIYQALYLQARGGLSLEVKSALRTGRTRRKKHKNPRERTERFRDPMVNISERPAEVEDRAVPGHWEGDLIIGAHSGSAIGTLVERTTRYVMLIHLPVDHTAASVRDGLIEAMLTLPEHLRGSLTWDQGSEMAKHLAFSVATDMDVYFCDPHSPWQRGSNENTNGLLRQYFPKSTDLGVYGLEDLEHVAQELNSRPRKTLDWDTPAERLRDLLVTT; this is encoded by the coding sequence ATGCCCCAGAAGACAGCCGTAGCCGCCACGGGCGCAGAGCGGAAGAATGCAGCCCGCTGGGAACAGGCACTGATGCCGGTCATAGATCGTCTTGATACCCCAAACCTTTCATCAGACGCGTATAAACAGGAGGTGACCACACTCGTCTGCGAAACACCTGCGCTCGAAACCTGCTTGCCCGTTTTAGGGGTTCGGGTGCCCGATTCACCGGCCAGCCTCGACCCCGGGAACCTGGAACCTGCGCTGATCCCCGAGATTCCATTGGAGGTCCTCGAAGCCACGATCAGTACCCGCTACCTGTCGCTGCCCGAGCGCGAAACGATTCGGGACATGCTCCAAGCCGGTGCCTCGCAGCGGGCCATCGCCCGGGAGCTGGGGCGTAGCCCCAGCTCGATTGGCCGGGAGATCAAGCGCAACTCCCACCCTGTGTTGGGATACCGCCCCTACACCGCCCAGCGAACCTCCACCGCCCAGCGCCAGCGGCCCAAGCCCAGTAAGCTGGCAGCGCCGGGAGAACTGCGTGATTACGTGCTTGCCAAGCTACGTAAGCACTGGTCCCCGGAGCAGATTTCGAACTTGTTGATCAAGGAGTTCCCCGATGACCCCTCTATGCGCGTGAGCCACGAAACGATCTATCAGGCCCTCTATCTTCAGGCCCGTGGTGGGCTAAGCCTGGAGGTGAAATCGGCCCTGCGTACCGGGCGCACCCGACGCAAAAAGCACAAGAATCCCCGGGAGCGTACGGAGCGTTTCCGGGATCCAATGGTCAATATTTCTGAGCGCCCGGCAGAGGTTGAGGACCGTGCCGTGCCCGGGCATTGGGAAGGGGACCTGATCATCGGGGCGCACAGTGGCTCGGCGATCGGGACCCTGGTGGAACGCACCACCCGCTACGTGATGCTGATACATCTACCGGTGGATCACACGGCCGCATCGGTGCGTGACGGGCTCATCGAAGCAATGCTCACCCTGCCCGAACACTTGCGTGGTTCGCTGACGTGGGATCAGGGGTCGGAGATGGCCAAACACCTGGCTTTCAGCGTCGCGACCGACATGGATGTCTACTTCTGCGATCCACATAGTCCCTGGCAGCGCGGGTCCAATGAGAACACCAACGGGCTGCTGCGTCAGTACTTCCCCAAGAGCACCGATTTAGGTGTTTATGGGCTGGAGGATCTGGAGCATGTCGCCCAGGAACTCAACAGCCGGCCACGTAAAACGCTGGATTGGGACACCCCGGCCGAGCGTCTACGTGATTTACTGGTCACCACGTAA
- a CDS encoding ISL3 family transposase, producing MRASTLLNRVFTFTGATVTAVDYPGHGPVTATVKLTARTKLSCPHCPFSTTASYDTRWNASSWRHLDTAGTPMILKMLRRRLRCPAHGVVVQAVPFARHGSRFTRDFEDLVAWLVTRMDKSSVSAFTRIAWRTVGAICERVVADQLDASRFGNLVNLGVDEISWRKHHNYLTLVSDHETSTILWGSAGKNAATLDKFFSEIGPENTANIQAVSMDMGAAFIKSVKANAPNAAICIDPFHVVQLGTKALETVRRAHWQRARSLPDQAFAKKYQGNRYALLKNPGTLTPTQQETLEQLREDGGTLWEGYLLKESLREVFAGDLEPEVVMAMIQSWCDAATTSGLGPFMKAGATLRGHIDGVHAAVTRGLSNGKHEGLNNKIRTMTRRSYGFHSPEAALALIMLACGPVEVRLPYKR from the coding sequence ATGCGAGCTTCCACTCTACTGAACCGCGTCTTCACATTCACCGGCGCCACGGTCACCGCCGTGGATTACCCCGGCCACGGACCGGTCACCGCCACCGTCAAACTCACCGCCCGCACGAAACTTTCCTGTCCGCACTGCCCCTTCAGCACCACCGCCAGCTATGACACCCGCTGGAACGCATCCTCTTGGCGGCACCTGGACACCGCCGGAACACCAATGATCCTGAAGATGCTGCGCCGGCGCCTACGCTGCCCCGCCCACGGAGTCGTGGTTCAGGCCGTGCCCTTCGCTCGCCATGGCTCCCGGTTCACCCGTGACTTCGAGGACCTGGTCGCTTGGCTGGTGACCCGTATGGACAAGTCCAGCGTCTCCGCTTTCACCCGGATTGCCTGGCGCACCGTGGGGGCGATCTGCGAACGCGTGGTCGCGGACCAGCTCGATGCCTCCCGCTTCGGGAACCTGGTGAACCTGGGCGTGGATGAAATCTCCTGGCGTAAGCACCACAACTACCTCACCCTGGTTTCGGACCATGAAACCTCCACCATCCTCTGGGGATCAGCCGGGAAGAACGCCGCGACGTTGGATAAGTTCTTCTCCGAGATCGGCCCCGAAAATACCGCGAACATTCAGGCGGTAAGCATGGACATGGGGGCCGCGTTCATCAAGTCAGTGAAGGCCAACGCACCGAACGCTGCCATCTGCATCGACCCGTTCCATGTGGTCCAGCTTGGCACCAAGGCCCTGGAAACCGTACGCCGGGCCCACTGGCAGCGTGCCCGGTCCCTGCCGGATCAGGCGTTTGCGAAGAAGTATCAGGGCAACCGCTACGCCCTGCTGAAAAACCCCGGAACTCTCACCCCCACGCAACAAGAAACCTTGGAACAGCTGCGTGAGGACGGCGGGACACTCTGGGAGGGATATCTGCTCAAGGAGTCCCTGCGCGAGGTCTTTGCCGGGGACCTGGAACCTGAGGTGGTGATGGCGATGATCCAGTCCTGGTGCGATGCGGCCACCACCAGCGGGTTGGGGCCGTTCATGAAGGCCGGGGCAACCCTGCGCGGGCACATCGACGGGGTCCATGCCGCGGTGACCCGCGGGCTGTCCAATGGGAAGCACGAGGGCCTGAACAATAAGATCCGCACCATGACCCGCCGCTCCTACGGATTCCACAGTCCCGAGGCCGCGTTGGCGTTGATCATGCTCGCCTGCGGACCGGTGGAAGTCAGGCTCCCGTACAAGAGATAA
- a CDS encoding IS256 family transposase, with protein sequence MEELKASGAFDELMGQIDRGEIELDGKDGFIQHLIRAGLERGLKTELTEHLGYEKHEYAGREVTNSRNGSYPKTVSTSAGDIDLAVPRDRAGTFVPRLVPKGTRHTGQLADMIVSLYAGGMTVRDIEHHLASTLGTELSRETISKITDEILDEVIAWQNRPLDPIYPIMYLDAIVIKVRDGAHVKNKAAHIAVGVDMDGIKHVLGIWIAAAEGAKFWAQVCSELANRGVKDVLIVCCDGLTGFPEAIEATWPHATVQTCVVHLIRSSMRFVSYADRQKVAAQLRLIYTAPNEEAAGAALKEFSDGEWGTRYPAAVKTWQSAWERFTPFLAFPPALRKVIYTTNAIESLNFQLRKVTKNRGHFPNDAAAVKLLWLAICNIEDKRAIERAKVRAGTRASSGRLLEGAKTTGWNQALQYLCLTYPERVEAYLD encoded by the coding sequence ATGGAAGAACTCAAGGCCTCGGGGGCCTTCGATGAGCTGATGGGCCAGATCGACCGCGGCGAGATCGAACTCGATGGCAAGGACGGGTTCATCCAGCACCTGATCCGGGCCGGTCTGGAACGGGGCCTGAAGACCGAATTGACCGAGCACCTGGGCTACGAGAAGCACGAGTACGCCGGCCGCGAGGTCACGAACTCCCGCAACGGTTCCTACCCCAAGACGGTGTCCACCAGCGCCGGGGACATCGACCTGGCAGTACCGCGGGACCGGGCCGGGACCTTCGTCCCGCGCCTGGTTCCCAAGGGCACCCGGCATACCGGGCAGCTGGCGGACATGATCGTGAGCCTCTATGCCGGGGGCATGACGGTGCGGGACATCGAACACCACCTGGCCTCCACCCTGGGCACCGAACTCTCGCGCGAGACGATCTCGAAGATCACCGACGAGATCCTTGACGAGGTCATCGCCTGGCAGAACCGCCCCTTGGATCCGATCTACCCGATCATGTACCTGGATGCGATCGTGATCAAGGTCCGCGACGGCGCGCACGTGAAGAACAAGGCCGCGCACATCGCCGTGGGCGTGGACATGGACGGGATCAAGCACGTGCTGGGGATCTGGATCGCCGCGGCCGAGGGCGCGAAGTTCTGGGCGCAGGTCTGCTCCGAGCTGGCCAACCGCGGGGTGAAGGACGTGCTGATCGTCTGCTGCGACGGGCTCACCGGTTTCCCCGAGGCCATCGAGGCGACGTGGCCCCACGCGACGGTGCAGACCTGCGTGGTGCACCTGATCCGTTCTTCGATGCGTTTCGTTTCCTACGCAGACCGGCAGAAGGTCGCCGCCCAGCTGCGGCTCATCTACACGGCCCCGAACGAGGAAGCCGCCGGTGCGGCCCTGAAGGAGTTCAGCGACGGCGAGTGGGGCACCAGGTATCCGGCGGCGGTGAAGACGTGGCAGAGCGCCTGGGAGCGTTTCACCCCGTTCCTCGCGTTTCCCCCTGCCTTGAGGAAGGTCATTTATACGACCAATGCCATCGAGTCGTTGAATTTCCAACTTCGAAAAGTCACCAAGAACCGTGGTCACTTCCCTAACGACGCGGCCGCGGTGAAGCTGCTGTGGTTGGCGATCTGCAACATCGAGGACAAGCGCGCCATCGAACGTGCCAAGGTCCGGGCCGGCACCCGGGCCTCCAGCGGACGCCTCCTGGAGGGGGCCAAGACCACCGGTTGGAACCAGGCCCTGCAGTACCTGTGCCTGACCTATCCCGAACGCGTGGAAGCCTACCTGGATTAG